Part of the Candidatus Cloacimonadota bacterium genome, TCTTCATAGCACCGATGTATTTCAGCGCTGGTATTCAAAACAAAGCTCTGGAAGCGATGGCTTGCGGTATTCCCGTGATCACGACCCCCAATGTGGCGCAAAGCCTGGATGCTCACGATGAAGTGGAACTGATGATTGCGGAAGATAATCATGGCTTTGTAACCAAGGCTGCATATCTGCTGAAAAACGATGTTGCCAGAGCTCAGATCGGCAAATCGGGCCGGGCACTGGTACAAAAGAAGTACTCACCAGAAGCGATCAGTAAGCTGATAACCGAACGCGTAGATAAAATAATTCATTCAAAAAGGAGTAGTGGCGATGCAAAAAGTGAAACTGGGCCTGATAGGCTGCGGTAGAATTTCAAAGAATCATCTGGATGCGATCTCGCAAATCCCTGAAGCAGAATTCGTTGCGGTTTGTGATTGTGTCCCCGAAAGAGCGCAACAAGTTGCACAAGAGCATGGCATCAAGAATGTCTATACTGACCATCATGAGATGCTGAAGAACGAAAAAATGGACTTAGTGTCTATTTGTACTCCCAGTGGGATGCATCCGGACATGGGAGTGGATGTGGCAAAAGCAAAAGTGAATGTCCTCACCGAAAAACCTATGGCGATCAATATCGAGACTGCAGATAAACTGATCAGAGCTTGTGATGAGAACCATGTAAGGCTTTTTGTAGTGAAGCAAAACCGTCTCAATAGCACGATGCAGCTCCTAAAAAGAGCGGTAGATAAAAACCGCTTTGGCAGGATCTACATGGCCCAGGCAAATGTGTTCTGGCAACGTCCCCAATCCTATTATGACGCTGCCAAATGGCGCGGTACATGGGAGTTTGACGGCGGGGCTTACATGAACCAGGCCAGTCACTATGTAGATGCCATTTATTGGCTTTTGGGCAATGTGGATAGCGTATCTGCCTTCACTGCCACAATGGCACGAAAGATCGAAGCGGAAGATACCGGAAGTGCCATCCTGCAT contains:
- a CDS encoding Gfo/Idh/MocA family oxidoreductase; its protein translation is MQKVKLGLIGCGRISKNHLDAISQIPEAEFVAVCDCVPERAQQVAQEHGIKNVYTDHHEMLKNEKMDLVSICTPSGMHPDMGVDVAKAKVNVLTEKPMAINIETADKLIRACDENHVRLFVVKQNRLNSTMQLLKRAVDKNRFGRIYMAQANVFWQRPQSYYDAAKWRGTWEFDGGAYMNQASHYVDAIYWLLGNVDSVSAFTATMARKIEAEDTGSAILHFRSGIIATINVTMLTYPKNFEGSITIIGEKGIVKVGGVAVNKIEKWEFEDYDDDDRIAMDTNYTPPNVYGFGHNPYYRNVVDVLLGKAEPSTDGRDGRKSVEIIQAIYRSAKTGKKVSLPL